A single Populus nigra chromosome 13, ddPopNigr1.1, whole genome shotgun sequence DNA region contains:
- the LOC133670503 gene encoding uncharacterized protein LOC133670503, with translation MLFKTHLFCFKPCTCSSSMDRDISKLQPEEAAGLRFENVGSICQSIHDKSGCKNEEETGSSASHGQKSFSFITERGFSKRVLGSNDKDRSLESEREPIHNVRKSVSNSQEMEYETSFKEPEPDIDQEAKYVNKVNHSIHQGANVKAVELEDMAEKDIITKRNPSEEAVVDTEVMEEAVSNEKEGAREDNMLCFQESPSFRVYCAHNVSVDGDGNEGIREPGSEKKTDQI, from the coding sequence ATGTTGTTCAAGactcatttgttttgttttaagcCTTGCACATGTTCTTCTTCCATGGACCGTGACATTTCAAAGCTACAGCCGGAGGAGGCGGCAGGGCTAAGATTTGAAAATGTTGGATCCATTTGTCAAAGCATTCATGATAAAAGTGGCTGCAAAAATGAAGAGGAAACCGGTTCTTCAGCTAGCCATGGTCAGAAGAGCTTTTCCTTTATAACTGAAAGGGGATTCTCGAAGAGGGTTCTTGGCTCTAATGATAAAGATCGAAGCTTGGAAAGTGAAAGAGAGCCAATCCATAATGTACGAAAAAGTGTTTCAAATTCACAAGAAATGGAATATGAAACATCTTTCAAAGAACCAGAACCAGATATTGATCAAGAAGCAAAATATGTGAATAAGGTTAATCATAGTATTCATCAAGGAGCTAATGTGAAGGCAGTCGAATTAGAGGACATGGCAGAGAAGGATATTATAACGAAAAGGAACCCTAGTGAGGAGGCCGTTGTGGACACTGAGGTGATGGAGGAGGCTGTTAGCAATGAAAAGGAAGGTGCAAGGGAGGACAACATGTTATGTTTTCAAGAATCTCCTAGCTTCAGGGTATACTGCGCTCATAATGTCTCAGTCGATGGTGATGGTAATGAAG